A window of Cryptomeria japonica chromosome 3, Sugi_1.0, whole genome shotgun sequence contains these coding sequences:
- the LOC131027938 gene encoding calmodulin-like protein 7 has translation MANLDEIRRIYEIIDGNADGVVSVGEISGFVNRLGIPISEQDITCMFSSLRNDEDKFNCVGFEEFVHLYLSIFSNEDVELEDESKDLMEAFKVFDRNEDGYISSTELQQVLSSLGLIAQGQHCENMICRFDSDCNGVLDFMEFKNMMASKLSA, from the coding sequence ATGGCGAACCTTGATGAGATCAGAAGAATTTATGAAATTATAGATGGCAATGCAGATGGAGTTGTGAGTGTGGGTGAAATCAGTGGCTTCGTAAACAGACTTGGAATACCAATTTCAGAACAAGATATCACATGTATGTTCAGTTCTCTGAGAAATGATGAAGACAAATTTAACTGCGTAGGATTTGAAGAATTTGTGCATTTATATCTGTCAATCTTCAGTAACGAAGACGTGGAATTAGAAGATGAGTCAAAAGATTTGATGGAAGCTTTCAAAGTTTTTGATCGGAATGAAGATGGATATATCTCTTCCACTGAGCTGCAGCAAGTCCTGTCCTCTCTGGGATTGATCGCACAGGGCCAACATTGCGAGAATATGATTTGCAGATTTGATTCAGATTGCAACGGAGTGTTGGATTTCATGGAATTCAAGAATATGATGGCATCGAAACTCTCTGCATGA
- the LOC131027939 gene encoding calmodulin-like protein 7 yields MANLDEIKRVFEIIDENMDGVVSVVEISGFVNGIGITISEKDLTCLFSSICIAEENCSSVRFEEFAHLYQSIFTNEDTESKDLMEAFRVFDRNEDGYISSTELQQVLSSMGLIAQGQHCEEQPQDTSIPEVHVAVPEKTKDQASMKATLLGKSNEHTTIDDVDVANDISSEAKHDPLEIELVSEKRVAEIGDEEKGKDDEKDESVEEA; encoded by the exons ATGGCCAATCTCGATGAGATTAAAAGAGTGTTtgaaattatagatgaaaataTGGATGGAGTCGTGAGTGTGGTTGAAATCAGCGGCTTCGTCAACGGAATTGGAATAACAATTTCGGAAAAAGATCTCACATGTTTATTCAGTTCTATCTGCATAGCTGAAGAGAATTGTAGCTCGGTTCGATTTGAAGAATTTGCGCATCTATATCAATCCATCTTCACTAATGAAGACACCGAATCAAAGGACCTGATGGAAGCTTTCAGAGTTTTTGATCGGAATGAAGATGGATACATCTCTTCCACTGAGCTGCAACAAGTCCTCTCCTCGATGGGATTGATCGCGCAGGGCCAACACTGCGAGG AGCAACCTCAGGATACATCTATTCCGGAAGTGCATGTAGCCGTTCCCGAAAAAACAAAAGATCAAGCGTCTATGAAGGCCACTCTATTAGGGAAATCAAATGAACATACCAcaattgatgatgttgatgttgctaaTGATATCTCCAGTGAAGCTAAACATGATCCTCTGGAAATAGAATTAGTGTCAGAGAAGAGAGTTGCAGAGATAGGTGACGAAGAGAAGggtaaagatgatgaaaaagatgaGAGTGTGGAGGAAGCTtga
- the LOC131027940 gene encoding uncharacterized protein LOC131027940 has product MFRDAYAWVARCEKCKLFTGKPQLVASPLRPVVIEEPFKQWGLDFIGPLNLVSSTGHTHILTAMDYFTKWVEAIPVKKTTSEIVCTFLKDNILIRFGVPQKIVTNNESNFSSSELSLFCYDHGISLAHASDYYPRGNGQVESSNKNLINIMRKLVSENYKDWHKT; this is encoded by the coding sequence ATGTTCAGGGATGCATACGCCTGGGTGGCGAGGTGTGAGAAGTGCAAGTTGTTTACAGGTAAACCCCAGTTGGTTGCCTCGCCATTGAGACCTGTGGTAATTGAAGAACCTTTTAAAcagtggggattagatttcattggtccttTGAACCTCGTTTCCAGTACGGGGCATACTCACATATTAACAGCaatggattatttcactaagtgggtggaagctatccccgTAAAAAAAACCACTTCAGAGATTGTGTGTACGTTCCTTAAGGATAATATTCTTATTAGGTTTGGAGTCCCTCAGAAGATAGTCACAAATAATgaatcaaatttctcttcatctgagtTAAGTTTATTTTGCTATGACCATGGAATTTCCTTGGCACATGCTTCTGATTATTATCCGCGGGGTAACGGTCAAGTagaatcaagtaacaagaattTGATCAATATCATGAGAAAGTTGGTTAGTGAGAATTACAAGGATTGGCATAAGACATGA